From the Planktothricoides raciborskii GIHE-MW2 genome, the window TTTTCAGATTTTGTCAACAGTTTGGGAAAAAATTTTTTTCGGGTGTGGGGCCGCCATCGGTGTAGGGTGTGGGGTTTAGGGTGTAGGGTGTAGGGGAAAGAGAGGGTGTAGGGTGTAGGGTGTAGGGGAAGAGAGGATGCATAGGATGCATAGGATGCATAGGATGCATAGGATGCATAGGATGCATAGGATGCATAGGAAAATTCTCTATTCTCTTTTCTCTATTCTCTTTTCTCTCTTCCCCCCACACCGATGGCGGCCGATGGCGGCCGATGGCGGCCCTACACCGATGGCGGCCCCACACTCCACACCGATGGCGGCCGATGGCGGCCGATGGCGGCCCTACATCCCCTGTTGAGCGATCGCGCTTTTCGGAGATCCGGCTGCGGGTAAAGTCTGGCTGCCAGAAGTGATCGCTGTAGAGTTGCGTTGCCCCGAAAAAATTTTGAACTGGCGCATCAAACTGGCCATTTCTATGGCATTCATGCCATAGTCCCAGCCTTTATTACTCTTAATTCCCGCCCGTTCCAAGGCTTGCTGCATAGTATCGGCGGTTAAAATCCCAAAAATCACCGGGACTCCGGTTTGAAAACCCGCAGCGGCAATTCCTTTAGAAACTTCGGCGGCGACATAATCAAAATGAGGCGTATGACCGCGAATTACGGCGCCCAAGCAAATGACGGCATCGTAGCGATCGCTCATCGCCAATTGACGCGCCACCAAAGCGACCTCAAAACACCCAGGCACCCATATATAATCAACTTGATTGCCTTGTTCGCTGACATCAATGCCGTGACGTTGCATCGCATCTTGGCACCCGGCTAAGAGTTTGCCGGTAATCAGGTCATTAAACCGACCAATCACGATCGCAAACTTTAATGATTCGGTCTGGGTAAAATTACCCTCGAAAACTGCCATAAGAATTGTTAATTTAATGTTTTCTACCTATAAAGCTGTAGAAACGTTGCCCAACGCATCTACAGCTTCAGCGTAAGCTGTAATTCTGAGGAATTAAGCAACCAGATAATTTAAGACCCCAACCACAATCACCAGGATTGCCCAAATTCCCGATCCGATGTACAGCAGGGGCTTAGATTGATCCCAGTTTTGGGGGGAAGCATAAGCTACCGGCACCCCAATTACCATCACAAAGGACACGAGAACTAAAGCTAAGAGTGCAAATTGAAATATGACTGACATTTTCCTAATCTCCCAAATAAACGGTAATCGACAACGAATGCTGACCAGCGAATCGAAGTTTTTGTTATTAATTCCGATTCCTAAGCTACCAAAAAATGATCCTTTGTCATAGACTTAAGCTAAATATTACTAATTACTATTATGTAATGTTGGTGGTTATTTGTTGTTGGTTGATTGTTGTTTGTTGTTTGTTGATTGTTGTTCGTTATTGGTTATTGGTTATTTGAACTGAATAACCACCAACCACCAACCAACAACAAATAACCACCAACAAACAACAACAAATAACCACCAACAAACAACAACAAATAACCACTAACAAACAACAAACAACAAAATGGATATTATTTTGTGCCATATTACCGCTGATTTCGATACCGTGGGTGCTGCGGTGGGATTGACGCGACTGCAACCGGGTAGCCGAATTGTTTTGACCGGAGGCGCCCATCCTGCTGTGCGAGATTTTTTGGCGTTGCACCGGGATGAGTATCCTTTGCTGGAACGGCGATCGGTGAATCCCCAAAAGATTCGCTCGATCGCGGTGGTGGATGCCCAACGGCGCGATCGCTTGGGGAAAGCGGCAGAATGGCTGGATTTACCCGTGCCGATCCAGGTTTGGGATCATCATTTAAATATAGAGTCGGATATTCCAGCTATGGAGCGACATATTGCCGCAGTGGGGGCAACGACTACCTTAATTGTGGAAAAGCTGCGGCAGTTGGATGGGGAAAAATTAGGCAAATTGCCTGCGGTGGAAACCACGGTGATGGCTTTGGGTATTCATGTGGATACGGGTTCGCTGACTTTTGACCATAGTACCCCCAGGGATGCTCAGGCTTTGGCTTGGTTGATGGAACAAGGGGCTAGTTTAGCGGCGATCGCGGAATATGTGGAACAAAGCTTATCCCCTCGGTTGCAAGAATTATTGATTGTGGCTTTGAGGGAATTAGCGACGGAAACGATTTATGGCTATACCGTCTCTTGGGTCTTGTTGGAAACCGAGGGATATATTCCCGGTTTGTCCGGTCTGGCATCCCGACTATTGGATATGACGGAAAGTGATGCCTTGATTTTGGGCAGTCGTTATCCCCTGAAACAATCTGGGGATGAACGCTTGACGATTATTGGGCGATCGCGCATTAGTGGCACGGATCTGAATCAGTTATTTCAAGGCTTTGGTGGAGGGGGTCACACTCGCGCAGCCTCAGCGATTTTACATGAAGGGGATTTAAGCCAAACTTTTGGCGAATTGATTTCTAAGCTGAAAATGCAGATCCCTCGTCCTCCCGTGGCAAGAGATTTGATGTCTTCTCCAGTGCGAACCATTCGACCAGAGACGACCATTCACGAAGCCCAACGGATTTTATTACGCTATGGTCATGCGGGCTTATCCGTGGTCGATAGTGCCGATAAGCTGGTGGGAGTGATTGCCCGTCGAGATATTGAGATTGCGCTGCATCACGGCTTTTCTCATGCTCCCGTGAAGGGATATATGACCACTAATTTGAAAACTATTACCCCAGAAACGTTGCTGCCAGAGATTGAATCCCTGATGGTGACTTATGATATTGGGCGGTTGCCCGTATTGTCCGGCGATCGCCTAGTGGGAATTGTCACCCGCACCGATGTTTTGCGCCAACTGCACCAAGATAAGGCGATCGGGGATCATGGCGTTCCCATTGGGCCAAAACGTCCTTATTGTCCATTGCCGGAATCCATTGAAAAAATGTTGTCCCATAGCCTAGTCCCGGAACAACGGCAACTGCTGAATCATGCGGCACAACTGGCAGAACAACGGGGCTGGCATCTATATTTAGTCGGCGGGGCGGTGCGAGATTTGTTTCTCCAAAGTGCTTGGACTGAGGCAGAAAGCGATATCTCTGCAAAATCCCCAAAATCCCCGGTTTTTTCAAAAAACCGGGGATTTGACCCTGGCTCCCCAAGATCCCCGGTTTTTTCAAAAAACCGGGGATCTAGCCAAAAATCTAGCCAACAGGCGACTATTTTACTCAGCGATATTGACTTAGTAGTGGATGGATTTCACGAAGCCGCAGATGCGGGGGCTGGAGTAGAATTAGCCAAAGAATTGCAAAAACTCTATCCCGGTGCTCGTTTGGACATTCACGGTCAATTTCAAACCGCTGCCTTGTTGTGGCACAAAGACCCGGTACTAGATTCTTTATGGATTGATATTGCCACAGCGCGGACTGAATTTTATCCCTATCCCGCAGCCAACCCAGAAGTAGAAGCGTCATCGATTCGCCAAGACCTTTATCGCCGGGATTTTACCATTAATGCCTTGGCATTGCGGCTTACCGGCAATGGTCGGGGAGGCGATATGGCAGCCGCAACACGATCGGACCGCCCTGGGATAATTTTGGACTTTTTCGGGGGATTTTTAGACCTGCAAGACCGCCGAATTCGGGTATTGCATTCTAATAGTTTTATTGAAGACCCCACGAGAATTTATCGCGCTGTTCGGTTTGCGGTGCGCTTAGGGTTTCACATTGATTCAGAAACGGAAAATTATATCAGAAATGCCTTAGAATGTGGGATTTATCATCACGTTCAAGATAGCAATAGTCGCGCCCCGGCTTTGGAAACTCGGTTAAAAAGTGAGTTAAAATATATCCTAGAAGCCCCCTATTGGCAACCGGCATTAAAATTACTCGGTGACTTAGGTGCGCTGAAATGTATTCATCCTCAGTTGCAGTTAAGTCGAGAATTGTGGCGGCGGATTCGGCTATGCGATCGGGCTTTAAAATGGTTTGACCCGGAGAAAAATTTTCCCCATTGGCAACTGCGATTAGAAGTCTTAATCGCCGACTTAGCGCCAGAATATCGGGTTAAAGTTGCCACCAATTTACAACTAACCCACGAGAGTATTCAACGGCTGACTAACTTGCATCAAATCAGCCAAGCCGTGCAAAAATTACCGGATTTAAACCGTCCCAGTGAAATAGTTTTGCTATTACGTTCTTATGATATTTGCACCTTAATTTTAATCGCGGTGAAATTTCAAAACGTGCGCCGTCATATTTGGCGATATTTAAGCCGTTACGGTCAGATAAAACCCATTTTAGACGGCAATGATTTAAAAGCCTTGGGCTATAAACCGGGACGACAATTTAAAGTTATGTTAGACCGTTTATTGGCGGCAACTATAGACGGGGAAATATGCGATCGCAATTCTGCCGAAGCATTTCTCCGGCAACATTTCCCCAAATAAACAGGTAGGGGCAAAGCATTCCGGCAAATCCGCAAATCCGCAAATCCGCCAGGGAATTAATTCCCTGGCTAATAGCTAAAGTCGGTTAAAACCGACTGAAATTCATCGTCAAAATTCGTAGTCAAAATTGGGAGTTTGGGTTGATCAACCAAACCCAACACCCAACCCCAACCCAACCAAAAAATAAACACATTTCTTAGGGGCAAAGCATTCCGGCGGATAACTTATAAATAAAAACCAGAAATATATTACCGGAATGCTTCGCCCAGAAATATTTATTAACCCAACCACCAAAAAATAAACACATTTCTTAGGGGCAAAGCATTCCGGCGGATAACTTATAAATAAAAACCAGAAATATATTACCGGAATGCTTCGCCCAGCAATATTTTGTATCCCAACACCCAACACCCAACCCCAAACCAAAAAAACAGAAAATCGCCCCTGCTTAATTTTCCCCTATATTTGATGAATTAGCCTGTGCTTCACGCTGACTTCTAGCCTTGTCTAACTTACTTCTAATTGCCCCTTGAACCTTTTGGTCAAAATCAGGATCGTCAGGACTGGCAATAACTTTTAGCGGACGTTGATTAATTCTATCCAAATACGCTTGAAAAGCCGCTTCATCACCACGATGTTTGAGAAAATACTGTTTTAATTCAGCCGTAGACATAGCAGCATAATTAATCTGACTCATCAGCAAATTCTCCGTGTTCTCTGTGTCTCTGTGGTAAAATTATATCCTCAAGAACCCGACTGACCAATCAAAATAAACGGCGACCAAAAAAACGGATGCAAATTTCGCCCCACCATCTTAAGTTTCGCCTGCCGTAACGCCGCAGCCTGGGAATCACCAGCCCCTAAATTTTGATAAAAATCAGCCATCAAATTCGCAGTTTTTGCATCAGCCGCATTCCACAAAGTCGCCATCACTGCCCGTGCTCCTGCCCGTTCCAAAACATAAGCCATGCCCGAAATTTCCTGCCCTTCCAGATAACTATTCATCGCCGTTTGGCAAGCACTCAGAGTAATTAACTGAGTATCTTTTAAGCCCAACAAAGCCGCATCAGCAATATTATAAAATTCTTTATTAGCAAATAGCAGAGTATTCGCCGACATATCTGGGTCATAATCTTTACAGTCATCACTCAAACAACAGCCCAAAGGTTGAAAACAACCGTGAGTCGCTAAGTGCAAAATGGGAAATTTGGGGGATTCATTTTTAAACCGTTCTAATGTTGCCGCTTCTCGGACATAAATTTGACTATCTTTAAGTAATTCGCCCAAATTTTTCACTTCGGTTTCCGCACCATCGAGGTTAAAAGGTTTTTCGGGAACCGGATTTCCTAGAGCTAGAATGGATATACTGCTGATGGGATTTTTCACCGAATTTTCTATCGGAGATTGGCTGGAAATACGAGTCAGGTAATGGATGGGATATTTAGAAATCAAATATTGTTCCCCGTCGTGGAGGGTTTCAAAAGGAATATAGCGCAGTTTATTCGGGGCAATAATTGCCAAAGTTTCGGGAGATTGGGCGGCGATTTTATCTTCTACCGGACGAATTAGCAGGTCGTAAAGCTGTTGGCTGGTAGTGAGATAGTCGGGGTTGAAAAAATTTTTCAGTTGTTCGTCGTAGTCGTCGATTAGCTTATCCAAATTTTTGCCATCAACGGGATGTTTAATCACCTGAAAACTATCTTGAGTCAGGAGAAACAGGGCAACGGTATCAGGCACATTTGGGATATTAGTCAGCAAGACGGGATGCAGCACTAAAGTGCCTTGGGGAATATTGCGACGTAATTGGGCGATATCCGTGGGGGTAGTTTCAAACAGTTCGGCAATAATGGGATATTTTTTCCCCAAGGTTTCCGCTTCGCTATAAACTTCTGTTTCCAGTTGGCGAATTTGGCTACTAAATTCCTCGGAAAAGTTTTCTTGGAGTTGTTGGCGCTGAAATTCCAGTTGTTGGTTTTTCTGTTTCCAAGCATCCAGGGCTGCTTGCACTTCCGGGTCATTGACTTGGGCATTGATTAAGCGGTTATAGTTGGCTAATTCCGCAGTGGTGACAAGTTCGATCCATTCATAGGCTTTTTCCGGCTGTTTTTGGTCGATTAAAATATCTGCGAGGGCTACGGCTGGGCCTCGGTTTTGTTCGATAAAGCTTTTGCGTAAGTCTCGTTGTAATCCTTTGCGGATATCTAAGACAATCTTGAGGGATTTTTCCCAGTGGTCTATGGCTTCTGTGGGTTTGTTGGTGTCTCGGTATGCTGCTGCAAGATTACTCAGAGTGGCGGCTTCTTGGCTTCGGGCTTGTACTTCTTGGGATATAGGCAAGGCTTGCTGGTAATATTTCAAAGCTTCCATTGGTTGACCGATCGCATAGTGAATCACACCGATATTATTCAGAGTGCGAGCTTCTCCCTGACGGTCTTTCACTTCTCGCAAAATAGGCAACGCTTGTTCGTAATATTTCAAGGCTTTTTGAGATTGACCGATGTCATGGTAAACTCCACCGATATTATTCAGAGTGGTGGCTTCTCCCTGGCGGTCTTGCACTTCTTGGAAAATGGGCAAAGCTTGGTTATAATCACTCAAAGCTTCAATCAGTTGACCGATCGCATGGTGAACCGCACCGATATTATTCAGAGTTGCGGCTTCTCCCCTTCGATCTTGCACTTCTCGGCGAATGAGCAAAGCTTGCTGATAATATTTTAAAGCTTCACTCGGTTGACCGATCGCATCGTAAATCGCACCGATATTATGCAGAGTCGTGGCTTCTCCCTGGCGGTCTTGCACTTCTTGGAAAATGGGCAAAGCTTGTTCAAAATATTTCAAGGCTTCACTCGGTTGACCGATCGCATGGTAAACCCCACCAATATTATTCAGAGTGATGGCTTCTTGGCTTCGGTCTTGCACTTCTCGATCTATAGGCAAGGCTTGCTGATAGTATTTCAACGCTTCCATTGGTTGACCGATCGCATTGTAAACCAGACCGATATTATTCAGAGTCGTGGCTTCTGCCTTTCGGTCTTGCACTTCTCTGTATATCGGCAAGGCTTGCCGGAGAACGGTCAACGCTTCCATTGGTTGACCGATCGCATTGTAAATCAGACCAATATTATTCAGAGTCGTGGCTTCTGCCTTTCGGTCTTGCACTTCTCGGCTGATAGGCAAAGCTTGCTCATAATATTTCAAAGCTTCACTTGGTTGATCGATCTGATCGTAAACCCCACCGATATTATTCAGAATCGTGGCTTCTCCCCTACGGTCTTGCACTTCTCGGAATATAGGCAAAGCTTGCTGATAATATTTCAATGCTTCACTTGGTTGATCGATCTGATCGTAAACCGCACCGATATTATTCAGAATCTTGGCTTCTTGGCTTCGGTCTTGCACTTCTCGGCTGATAGGCAAAGCTTGCTGATAATATTTCAAAGCTTCACTTGGTTGATCGATCTGATCGTAAACCGCACCGATATTATTCAGAATCTTGGCTTCTTGGCTTCGGTCTTGCACTTCTCGGCTGATAGGCAAAGCTTGCTGATAATATTTCAAAGCTTCACTTGGTTGATCGATCTCATCGTAAACTCCACCGATATTATTCAGAGTTGCGGCTTCTCCGCTTCGGTCTTGCACGTCTTGAAATATACGCAAAGCTTGCTGATAGTATTTCCAGGCCTCCATTGGTTGACCGATCGCATGGTAAACTCCACCGATATTCGTCAGAGTGGTGGCTTCTCCGCTTCGGTCCTGCACTTCTCGGAGAATAGGCAAAGCTTGCTGATAATATTTCAAAGCTTCACTCAATTGACCGATCTCACGATAAACCAAACCGATATTATTCAGAATCTTGGCTTCTCCGTTTCGGTCCTGCACTTCTCGGAGAATAGGCAAAGCTTGTTGATAATATTTCAAGGCTTCTGTCGGTTGATCGATCACATGGTAAACCGCACCGATATTACTCAGAGTCGTGGCTTCTTCCTGAAGGTCTTGCACTTCTCGTAATATAGGCAAAGCTTGCTGATAATATTTCAATGCTTCACTCGTTTGACCGATCGCATTGTAAACCAGACCGATATTATTCAGAGTCGTGGCTTCTCCCCCTCGGTCTTGCACTTCTCTGTATATCGGCAAGGCTTGCCGGAGAACGGTCAACGCTTCCATTGGTTGACTGATCGCATGGTAAATCAGACCGATATTATTTAGAGTAAAGGCTTCCAAAGCTTTCAATTCAGGATCTTTAATTTCTCTAAAAATAATCAACGCTTGTGCATAAGCATCTAAAGCTGGCTGGCGTTGTCCAATAGCATTATAATTGAAACCAATTCCCAACAGGGCGATACCTTCTAATTCTTTGATTTGCAGTTGTCGCGCAATGGTTAAAGCTTGCTGAAAGCTTGTTATAGCTTCTTGGTGTTGACCTTGTTGGGTTTGTTGGGCTGCCTGCTGTATAAGTTGCAGGGCTTCTTGCGCTGAATTTTCACCTTGTGCATAAGCAGCCACACCCCCAAAGCCACCTTTACCAACCGGAGCCCATATCGCCGCGGGATTTAGGGGCATTGTCCCCACTCCCAGGGCGACCAGACTGGCGAAAATCCATTTGATTGGGCGGTGCCCTGAGCGTGCCGAAGGGTTGAAATGATGCCGTTGCATGGGTATTGCCTCCTGTGATTTGGGTGTGGGTGTTATT encodes:
- the ribH gene encoding 6,7-dimethyl-8-ribityllumazine synthase; protein product: MAVFEGNFTQTESLKFAIVIGRFNDLITGKLLAGCQDAMQRHGIDVSEQGNQVDYIWVPGCFEVALVARQLAMSDRYDAVICLGAVIRGHTPHFDYVAAEVSKGIAAAGFQTGVPVIFGILTADTMQQALERAGIKSNKGWDYGMNAIEMASLMRQFKIFSGQRNSTAITSGSQTLPAAGSPKSAIAQQGM
- the psbZ gene encoding photosystem II reaction center protein PsbZ — translated: MSVIFQFALLALVLVSFVMVIGVPVAYASPQNWDQSKPLLYIGSGIWAILVIVVGVLNYLVA
- a CDS encoding CBS domain-containing protein, giving the protein MDIILCHITADFDTVGAAVGLTRLQPGSRIVLTGGAHPAVRDFLALHRDEYPLLERRSVNPQKIRSIAVVDAQRRDRLGKAAEWLDLPVPIQVWDHHLNIESDIPAMERHIAAVGATTTLIVEKLRQLDGEKLGKLPAVETTVMALGIHVDTGSLTFDHSTPRDAQALAWLMEQGASLAAIAEYVEQSLSPRLQELLIVALRELATETIYGYTVSWVLLETEGYIPGLSGLASRLLDMTESDALILGSRYPLKQSGDERLTIIGRSRISGTDLNQLFQGFGGGGHTRAASAILHEGDLSQTFGELISKLKMQIPRPPVARDLMSSPVRTIRPETTIHEAQRILLRYGHAGLSVVDSADKLVGVIARRDIEIALHHGFSHAPVKGYMTTNLKTITPETLLPEIESLMVTYDIGRLPVLSGDRLVGIVTRTDVLRQLHQDKAIGDHGVPIGPKRPYCPLPESIEKMLSHSLVPEQRQLLNHAAQLAEQRGWHLYLVGGAVRDLFLQSAWTEAESDISAKSPKSPVFSKNRGFDPGSPRSPVFSKNRGSSQKSSQQATILLSDIDLVVDGFHEAADAGAGVELAKELQKLYPGARLDIHGQFQTAALLWHKDPVLDSLWIDIATARTEFYPYPAANPEVEASSIRQDLYRRDFTINALALRLTGNGRGGDMAAATRSDRPGIILDFFGGFLDLQDRRIRVLHSNSFIEDPTRIYRAVRFAVRLGFHIDSETENYIRNALECGIYHHVQDSNSRAPALETRLKSELKYILEAPYWQPALKLLGDLGALKCIHPQLQLSRELWRRIRLCDRALKWFDPEKNFPHWQLRLEVLIADLAPEYRVKVATNLQLTHESIQRLTNLHQISQAVQKLPDLNRPSEIVLLLRSYDICTLILIAVKFQNVRRHIWRYLSRYGQIKPILDGNDLKALGYKPGRQFKVMLDRLLAATIDGEICDRNSAEAFLRQHFPK
- a CDS encoding DUF6887 family protein is translated as MSQINYAAMSTAELKQYFLKHRGDEAAFQAYLDRINQRPLKVIASPDDPDFDQKVQGAIRSKLDKARSQREAQANSSNIGEN
- a CDS encoding tetratricopeptide repeat protein, yielding MPLNPAAIWAPVGKGGFGGVAAYAQGENSAQEALQLIQQAAQQTQQGQHQEAITSFQQALTIARQLQIKELEGIALLGIGFNYNAIGQRQPALDAYAQALIIFREIKDPELKALEAFTLNNIGLIYHAISQPMEALTVLRQALPIYREVQDRGGEATTLNNIGLVYNAIGQTSEALKYYQQALPILREVQDLQEEATTLSNIGAVYHVIDQPTEALKYYQQALPILREVQDRNGEAKILNNIGLVYREIGQLSEALKYYQQALPILREVQDRSGEATTLTNIGGVYHAIGQPMEAWKYYQQALRIFQDVQDRSGEAATLNNIGGVYDEIDQPSEALKYYQQALPISREVQDRSQEAKILNNIGAVYDQIDQPSEALKYYQQALPISREVQDRSQEAKILNNIGAVYDQIDQPSEALKYYQQALPIFREVQDRRGEATILNNIGGVYDQIDQPSEALKYYEQALPISREVQDRKAEATTLNNIGLIYNAIGQPMEALTVLRQALPIYREVQDRKAEATTLNNIGLVYNAIGQPMEALKYYQQALPIDREVQDRSQEAITLNNIGGVYHAIGQPSEALKYFEQALPIFQEVQDRQGEATTLHNIGAIYDAIGQPSEALKYYQQALLIRREVQDRRGEAATLNNIGAVHHAIGQLIEALSDYNQALPIFQEVQDRQGEATTLNNIGGVYHDIGQSQKALKYYEQALPILREVKDRQGEARTLNNIGVIHYAIGQPMEALKYYQQALPISQEVQARSQEAATLSNLAAAYRDTNKPTEAIDHWEKSLKIVLDIRKGLQRDLRKSFIEQNRGPAVALADILIDQKQPEKAYEWIELVTTAELANYNRLINAQVNDPEVQAALDAWKQKNQQLEFQRQQLQENFSEEFSSQIRQLETEVYSEAETLGKKYPIIAELFETTPTDIAQLRRNIPQGTLVLHPVLLTNIPNVPDTVALFLLTQDSFQVIKHPVDGKNLDKLIDDYDEQLKNFFNPDYLTTSQQLYDLLIRPVEDKIAAQSPETLAIIAPNKLRYIPFETLHDGEQYLISKYPIHYLTRISSQSPIENSVKNPISSISILALGNPVPEKPFNLDGAETEVKNLGELLKDSQIYVREAATLERFKNESPKFPILHLATHGCFQPLGCCLSDDCKDYDPDMSANTLLFANKEFYNIADAALLGLKDTQLITLSACQTAMNSYLEGQEISGMAYVLERAGARAVMATLWNAADAKTANLMADFYQNLGAGDSQAAALRQAKLKMVGRNLHPFFWSPFILIGQSGS